In one Streptomyces sp. T12 genomic region, the following are encoded:
- a CDS encoding ABC transporter permease: protein MTATSTPPSTSSPYAELKAPTTARRLLTAPTTGPLAALLLACAFFSFSTDQFLTGGNFSLIVQQVMVVGTLAIGQTLIILTAGIDLSCGAVMAFGSIMIAKMAAEGSMPPLVAIAVGIAVCGGFGLLNGLLVQKIPLPPFIVTLGMLNVAFALTHIYSEEQTVTNLPGPLTALGETFPLGHTDITYGSLVTIGLFLLLAYALSSTGWGRHVYALGNSQEAARLNGIRTSRLTIGVYTVAGLLYGLAALLLISRTGVGDPQAGQTDNLDSITAVVLGGTSLFGGRGSVLGTFIGVLIVGVFRNGLQLMGVASIYQTLITGVLVILAVTVDQISRKKAR from the coding sequence ATGACCGCCACGTCCACGCCTCCGAGCACGTCCTCGCCGTATGCCGAGCTCAAAGCGCCGACCACGGCCCGCAGACTGCTCACGGCACCCACCACCGGCCCGCTGGCCGCCCTCCTCCTGGCCTGCGCCTTCTTCTCCTTCTCGACCGACCAGTTCCTCACGGGCGGCAACTTCTCGCTGATCGTGCAGCAGGTCATGGTCGTCGGCACCCTCGCCATCGGCCAGACCCTGATCATCCTCACGGCGGGCATCGACCTGTCGTGCGGTGCCGTCATGGCCTTCGGCAGCATCATGATCGCCAAGATGGCCGCCGAGGGCTCCATGCCCCCGCTCGTCGCCATCGCCGTGGGCATCGCCGTCTGCGGCGGATTCGGTCTGCTCAACGGGCTGTTGGTGCAGAAGATCCCGCTGCCGCCGTTCATCGTCACCCTCGGCATGCTCAACGTGGCGTTCGCGCTGACCCACATCTACTCCGAGGAGCAGACGGTCACCAACCTGCCGGGCCCGCTGACGGCGCTCGGGGAGACGTTCCCGCTCGGCCACACCGACATCACCTACGGCTCCCTGGTCACCATCGGCCTGTTCCTCCTCCTCGCCTACGCGCTGAGCAGCACCGGTTGGGGCCGGCACGTCTACGCGCTGGGCAACAGCCAGGAAGCGGCGCGGCTGAACGGCATCCGCACCTCCCGCCTGACCATCGGCGTCTACACCGTGGCGGGTCTCCTCTACGGCCTCGCCGCCCTGCTGCTCATCTCCCGCACCGGAGTCGGCGACCCGCAGGCCGGCCAGACCGACAACCTCGACAGCATCACCGCCGTGGTCCTCGGCGGCACCAGCCTCTTCGGCGGACGCGGTTCGGTGCTTGGCACCTTCATCGGCGTCCTCATCGTCGGTGTCTTCCGCAACGGCCTGCAGCTGATGGGCGTCGCCTCCATCTACCAGACCCTGATCACCGGCGTCCTGGTGATCCTCGCGGTGACCGTCGACCAGATCTCCCGGAAGAAGGCCCGATGA